From a single Brassica oleracea var. oleracea cultivar TO1000 chromosome C5, BOL, whole genome shotgun sequence genomic region:
- the LOC106343554 gene encoding vacuolar cation/proton exchanger 2 codes for MGSVNELEHKSLFRKEEEDATQAKAASLMEQGSLSLSFPEHATKSPKNSVLRSIKIVIFSNKLNMLLPFGPLAILVHYMIDSKGWVFLLSLIGITPLAERLGYATEQLAFYTGPTVGGLLNATFGNVTELIISIFALKNGMIRVVQLTLLGSILSNMLLVLGCAFFCGGLVFYQKDQVFDKGIAVVNSGLLLMAVMGILFPAVLHYTHSEVHAGSSEMALSRFSSCIMLIAYAAYLFFQLKSQSNSYSPLEEETNENEETCGEDEDPEISKWEAIIWLSILTAWVSLLSGYLVDAIEGASVSWNIPIAFISVILLPIVGNAAEHAGAIMFAMKDKLDLSLGVAIGSSIQISMFVVPFCVVIGWMMGEQMDLNFQLFETAMLFITVIVVAFFLQEGTSNYFKGLMLILCYLIVAASFFVHEDPHEDAL; via the exons ATGGGGTCGGTTAATGAACTTGAGCACAAGAGTCTATTTAGAAAAGAAGAAGAAGATGCCACGCAAGCTAAAGCAGCTTCTTTGATGGAGCAAGGATCACTTTCTCTGAGTTTCCCTGAACACGCAACCAAATCGCCAAAGAACAGTGTTCTCAGGAGCATTAAGATCGTGATTTTTTCTAACAAACTCAATATGTTGTTACCTTTCGGTCCTCTAGCAATACTGGTCCACTACATGATAGATAGTAAG GGGTGGGTGTTCTTGCTGAGCTTAATAGGTATTACACCGTTGGCTGAACGTCTAGGATATGCTACAGA GCAACTAGCTTTTTACACTGGCCCTACTG TTGGAGGACTCCTAAATGCTACATTCGGGAATGTGACGGAACTGATCATATCGATCTTCGCTTTGAAAAATGGAATGATACGTGTTGTTCAGCTGACTTTGCTAGGATCCATTCTTTCTAACATGTTGCTTGTGCTAGGCTGTGCTTTCTTCTGCGGTGGTCTAGTGTTTTACCAGAAAGACCAAGTCTTTGACAAA GGAATTGCAGTTGTGAACTCAGGATTGCTTTTGATGGCTGTAATGGGGATACTCTTCCCGGCTGTTCTTCACTACACTCACAGCGAGGTTCACGCCGGATCATCAGAGATGGCCCTGTCAAGGTTCAGCAGCTGCATAATGCTTATAGCATATGCCGCTTACCTCTTCTTCCAGTTAAAGAGCCAGTCCAATTCTTATAGCCCTCTTGAAGAG GAAACAAATGAGAACGAAGAAACTTGTGGTGAAGATGAAGATCCTGAGATCTCCAAGTGGGAAGCTATCATTTGGCTCTCGATATTGACTGCTTGGGTCTCCCTTCTCTCTGGCTATCTTGTTGATGCCATTGAG GGTGCCTCGGTCTCTTGGAACATACCAATAGCTTTTATCAGTGTCATATTGCTTCCTATTGTTGGGAATGCAGCTGAGCATGCAGGCGCTATCATGTTTGCCATGAAAGATAAACTG GATCTTTCCTTGGGAGTGGCTATTGGTTCCTCTATACAGATCTCCATGTTTGTG GTCCCGTTCTGTGTGGTGATTGGATGGATGATGGGTGAACAGATGGACCTGAACTTCCAGCTTTTTGAGACAGCGATGCTGTTCATCACAGTTATAGTAGTAGCGTTTTTTCTCCAGGAAGGGACATCGAATTACTTCAAAGGGTTGATGCTCATTCTTTGTTATTTGATAGTAGCTGCCAGTTTCTTTGTACACGAAGATCCTCATGAAG ATGCTCTATAA